One Cervus canadensis isolate Bull #8, Minnesota chromosome 1, ASM1932006v1, whole genome shotgun sequence genomic window carries:
- the TMIGD1 gene encoding transmembrane and immunoglobulin domain-containing protein 1, translating to MAQKTSSLIQRCRFLLLMILFLPRVMTSSVLSVNGKTENYILDTEPGLQESLKCAVQNHTRDEELLWYREDGRVDLKSGNKINSSSVCVSGISENDNGITFTCKLRRNQSMSISVVLNVTFPPLLSGNDFQTAEEGSDVKLVCNVKSNPRAQMMWYRDSGILNLETHHRIQQTSEYLQLSITKVKKSDNGTYSCTASSLIETKTKDFHLIVKDKASTVPIEPIIAACVVVFLTLVFGLIARRKRIMKLCRRDQGPQCRTAL from the exons ATGGCACAGAAGACCAGCAGCCTAATACAAAGGTGCAGATTTCTTCTCTTAATGATTCTATTTCTGCCACGTGTGATGACAA GTTCTGTTTTAAGTGTGAATGGTAAAACTGAAAACTATATTCTGGACACTGAGCCTGGCCTCCAAGAGTCTCTGAAATGTGCTGTTCAAAACCACACCCGAGATGAAGAACTTCTCTGGTACCGCGAAGACGGGAGAGTGGATTTGAAGTCTGGAAACAAAATCAACTCCAGCTCTGTCTGTGTCTCGGGCATCAGTGAAAATGACAACGGCATCACCTTTACCTGCAAGTTGCGGAGGAATCAGTCGATGTCCATCTCAGTGGTGCTGAATGTCACTT TTCCTCCTCTCCTAAGTGGAAATGACTTCCAAACAGCTGAGGAAGGCAGTGATGTGAAGTTGGTTTGCAATGTGAAATCCAACCCCCGGGCTCAAATGATGTGGTATAGAGACAGTGGCATCTTGAATTTAGAGACCCATCACCGAATCCAACAGACAAGCGAGTATCTTCAACTGTCGATCACCAAAGTCAAGAAATCTGACAATGGGACTTACAGCTGTACTGCCAGTTCACTGATAGAAACAAAGACCAAGGACTTTCACCTTATTGTCAAAG ATAAAGCCTCGACTGTACCAATAGAACCCATTATTGCTGCATGTGTTGTGGTCTTTCTGACCTTGGTCTTTGGACTGATtgccagaagaaaaagaataatgaag CTCTGCAGAAGGGATCAAGGCCCCCAGTGCAGAACAGCTTT